The Chitinophagales bacterium genome includes a region encoding these proteins:
- a CDS encoding T9SS type A sorting domain-containing protein, with product MKQLFTLIFCLLSAAGTFAGQGGPDNWGYTWKDSNEPDGPVYNWIDIENEGGVEVKLLADDNSRGPFAMNFDFPYYWYDVNTFWVGSNGYLLFQNGNIASPFPWGASTVLPNDVVGVFLNDLTFGGLNDSAECYYKINAAKDTLIVSWINVPYFDTNSNGQSGNNTFQVILSAVDKSITFQYKIVTAVSPYSGASSVGIENYSGSIGLWYNSSTFVSPPQSFAIKYYFPENPTLEVKDAATIYLDNPETGALFLTNNSSTAHNLVANVKNFGTITTAPFNVQGVVKDPMGTQVVANFFLTDTLEAQESQTFTFGQQLNPVLPGTYKYFTVTQLPGDYPQTNNSKTQELVVVDPTLDEVRLGYDAGQTNQLTSINWIGGEGGIGTYMIPPFYPAVITKLHYWNTSNAGSDFSARIFDDDGISGLPYSMFDSVYVSSGDIVINGWTDIILDNPVTITSGGFYLSWDMHGESIALGMTLAAPFSNRSFEVFNNGWGIYRSRETQDPMINATIIQGFPTGISTPGNTAIQLQLSPNPASDEATIQYLVPPTNEKVWLVIRDLQGKLISRRNIGTATEGNHAYTLDTRNYAAGMYLVELYAGKNKKTDKLVIGN from the coding sequence AGGCGTGGAAGTGAAATTGCTGGCAGACGATAATTCACGCGGACCGTTCGCCATGAATTTTGATTTTCCTTATTACTGGTACGATGTAAATACTTTCTGGGTGGGTTCCAACGGATACCTGCTTTTTCAAAATGGCAATATCGCCTCTCCTTTTCCATGGGGTGCATCTACGGTGCTGCCGAATGATGTAGTGGGTGTTTTCTTAAATGATCTTACTTTCGGCGGACTCAATGATTCTGCTGAATGCTACTATAAAATAAATGCCGCAAAAGACACCCTCATTGTGAGCTGGATTAATGTGCCATACTTCGACACCAACTCCAACGGTCAGTCCGGCAACAATACTTTCCAGGTGATACTGAGTGCAGTTGACAAGTCAATAACTTTTCAATATAAAATTGTTACGGCCGTCTCTCCCTACTCAGGTGCGAGTTCTGTTGGCATTGAGAATTATTCCGGCAGTATAGGATTGTGGTATAACAGCAGCACGTTTGTCAGTCCGCCGCAGTCATTTGCCATCAAATATTATTTTCCTGAGAATCCGACACTGGAAGTAAAGGATGCGGCAACCATCTATCTTGATAATCCGGAAACAGGCGCTTTATTTTTAACCAATAACAGCAGTACTGCGCATAACCTTGTCGCCAATGTGAAGAATTTTGGAACCATTACCACTGCGCCATTTAATGTGCAAGGTGTCGTTAAAGATCCGATGGGAACACAGGTTGTAGCCAACTTCTTTCTCACCGATACACTGGAAGCGCAGGAGTCACAGACATTTACTTTTGGTCAGCAGCTGAATCCCGTGCTGCCAGGTACTTATAAATATTTTACTGTAACACAACTGCCCGGTGACTATCCGCAGACGAACAATTCAAAAACACAAGAGCTCGTGGTGGTAGATCCCACACTTGATGAGGTGCGCCTTGGCTATGATGCCGGCCAAACCAATCAGCTTACTTCCATCAATTGGATTGGCGGCGAAGGCGGCATCGGTACGTATATGATCCCTCCGTTTTACCCGGCTGTTATTACCAAACTGCATTACTGGAATACTTCCAATGCCGGTTCCGATTTCTCTGCAAGAATTTTTGATGATGACGGAATAAGCGGATTGCCCTACAGCATGTTTGACTCCGTATATGTCTCATCGGGTGATATCGTGATCAACGGCTGGACCGATATAATTCTTGATAACCCTGTAACCATTACGAGCGGAGGATTCTATCTATCCTGGGATATGCATGGAGAAAGCATTGCCCTCGGAATGACCCTTGCGGCGCCATTTTCAAACCGGAGTTTTGAAGTATTTAACAACGGATGGGGCATCTACCGGTCGCGGGAAACGCAGGATCCGATGATTAATGCTACTATCATACAAGGCTTCCCGACCGGTATTTCAACTCCTGGCAATACGGCCATTCAGTTGCAGTTGTCGCCTAACCCCGCATCCGATGAAGCTACCATACAATATCTTGTTCCACCAACGAATGAAAAAGTATGGCTGGTTATCAGAGACCTGCAGGGTAAACTGATTAGCCGCCGGAATATTGGAACGGCTACGGAAGGTAATCATGCATATACACTGGATACCCGCAACTATGCTGCAGGCATGTATCTGGTGGAATTGTATGCCGGTAAAAACAAAAAGACTGATAAGCTGGTGATCGGGAATTAA